Proteins from a genomic interval of Paenibacillus lentus:
- a CDS encoding nitroreductase family protein, producing the protein MSQFLEAIKARRSVYAISKEAVISDQRVEEIVAEAVLHTPSSFNSQSARVVVLFNEQHDKLWDMTKETLRAVVPAESFGPTEEKMAAFRSGRGTVLFFEDQEVIQGLQEQFALYKDNFPVWSEQSSGMLQLVVWTALDNEGVGASLQHYNPLIDEKVKAEWNIPASWKLIGQMPFGKPVAEPGEKQFNPIEERVKVFK; encoded by the coding sequence ATGAGTCAATTTCTAGAGGCGATCAAAGCTAGACGCAGCGTGTACGCTATTAGTAAAGAAGCAGTTATTTCCGATCAACGCGTGGAGGAAATTGTGGCTGAAGCCGTGTTGCACACGCCATCGTCCTTTAACTCGCAAAGTGCCCGTGTAGTTGTTCTTTTCAACGAACAGCATGACAAGCTTTGGGATATGACGAAAGAAACGTTGAGAGCAGTTGTTCCAGCAGAAAGCTTTGGGCCGACGGAAGAGAAAATGGCTGCATTCCGCAGTGGCCGTGGAACTGTGTTATTCTTCGAAGATCAAGAAGTCATTCAAGGGCTTCAAGAGCAATTCGCTCTTTATAAAGATAATTTCCCAGTATGGTCGGAGCAATCCTCAGGGATGCTGCAATTGGTCGTCTGGACGGCGCTTGATAACGAAGGGGTTGGGGCTTCGCTGCAGCACTACAATCCGCTCATCGATGAGAAGGTTAAGGCTGAGTGGAATATTCCTGCCTCCTGGAAGCTAATCGGGCAAATGCCGTTCGGCAAACCGGTTGCTGAACCAGGGGAGAAGCAATTCAATCCGATCGAAGAACGCGTGAAAGTATTTAAATAA
- a CDS encoding DUF4062 domain-containing protein: MPRTKVFISSVNEDGLKPLRRMAFRELSSLGHEPLMWEENLGPWPAHTDPITKCLEAVVESDIYLLFLGSKAGTYNDSSGITITHMEFIKAHDQGKLILVFADTEIKSSFFAKAKPFIDQLIDQHIHNHEQFPSPLHIIDALQDNHTIPPNVDPYVWYFLYDISLRKIYIDDLSLGVPIDWKAYLSDLLRRGALLLPLEQSIEQNSSRVEQFDEAVDLLYHLIPHLQINGLQKADDLLEAIQTRMDGGKIEHSYGTYVAETVGFYEDCCAATLFGREEECLQLIAKVGEATGASCYMLTDQSSYNVLTYHMGDNGEQVFFKAAKNMFYYCIRSGKFVLTLHFPADPTWDYKKFIHYKEAANHAIISKNPLMIEFIKLILGGMQS, encoded by the coding sequence GTGCCGAGAACGAAAGTGTTCATCAGCTCCGTAAATGAGGATGGATTAAAACCGCTTCGCAGAATGGCTTTTCGCGAGCTTTCTTCCCTTGGGCATGAACCATTGATGTGGGAAGAAAATTTAGGTCCTTGGCCAGCTCATACAGATCCCATTACAAAATGTTTGGAAGCGGTTGTGGAAAGCGATATCTATTTATTATTTCTAGGTAGCAAGGCAGGTACTTACAACGATTCATCAGGAATTACAATTACGCATATGGAGTTTATTAAGGCGCATGACCAGGGAAAACTTATTCTCGTATTCGCTGACACTGAAATCAAATCATCTTTCTTTGCCAAGGCTAAACCATTCATCGACCAACTCATCGACCAGCATATCCATAATCATGAACAATTCCCCTCTCCTTTACATATTATAGATGCTTTACAAGATAACCATACTATCCCCCCAAATGTCGATCCATATGTATGGTATTTCTTATACGATATCTCTCTGCGCAAAATATACATCGATGATTTATCACTGGGGGTGCCCATCGATTGGAAAGCTTACCTTAGCGACTTGCTGCGCCGGGGAGCACTGCTTCTTCCCCTAGAGCAATCCATTGAACAAAATAGTTCCAGGGTCGAACAGTTTGATGAAGCCGTTGATTTGTTATATCATCTTATCCCGCACCTGCAAATAAACGGATTACAGAAAGCGGATGACTTGCTTGAAGCGATTCAAACACGGATGGATGGGGGCAAGATCGAGCACAGCTACGGAACCTATGTCGCAGAAACCGTTGGTTTCTATGAGGACTGCTGTGCAGCCACCTTGTTTGGGCGGGAGGAAGAATGCTTGCAGCTCATAGCCAAAGTAGGCGAAGCGACCGGAGCTTCCTGTTATATGCTAACGGATCAAAGCTCTTATAATGTACTCACGTATCATATGGGAGACAACGGAGAGCAGGTCTTTTTTAAAGCCGCTAAAAATATGTTTTACTATTGCATTCGTTCGGGAAAATTTGTATTGACTCTCCATTTTCCTGCTGATCCAACTTGGGATTATAAGAAATTCATCCACTATAAAGAAGCCGCAAACCATGCTATAATTAGTAAAAATCCGTTAATGATCGAATTCATCAAGCTGATTCTAGGAGGGATGCAGTCATGA
- a CDS encoding DMT family transporter — protein sequence MAWFILILAGIGEVIGVAGISRINKRRDWQAFLLLFGGFIISFLLLSVAMKTLAMGTAYAVWTGIGTVGSALMGMLFYGESKDWKRILFIAMVLSAAVGLKLIS from the coding sequence ATTGGCGGGTATAGGCGAAGTGATTGGGGTAGCGGGAATTAGCCGAATCAACAAGCGGAGAGATTGGCAGGCTTTTCTATTGTTGTTTGGTGGATTCATTATTAGTTTTCTTCTATTGTCTGTAGCGATGAAAACATTGGCTATGGGAACGGCCTACGCCGTCTGGACAGGAATCGGCACCGTCGGCAGCGCATTGATGGGAATGCTGTTCTACGGTGAATCCAAGGACTGGAAACGGATACTGTTTATCGCTATGGTGCTAAGTGCAGCGGTTGGACTCAAGTTGATATCCTAG